In the genome of Mucilaginibacter sp. 14171R-50, the window TAAACAAGTAGCCTTGTGGTCGGTATTGATATTGCTTACCGCGCAGCACATCATACTTTCTAATAACGACGTTCGTGCCGAACCTTATCTAACCGGGCTCATCATCGCATCAGTATATCATTTTTATAAAGCATACACCCGTAATAACTTTTGGCAGTTAGTGTTGGGGGCTGTTTTTGCCGGTTGCGCCATCATGACCAAAGGCATGTTCGCGCTGGTACCCATGGGCGGGGCAATAGCAGGGCATTTGGCTATCACCAAACAATGGAAAAAGCTTTTTAACCTGCGCTGGCTGCTGGCCGCTGTGCTGATACTGGTATTCATCCTGCCCGAAATTTATTGCCTGTACCAACAATTTGACGCCCATCCCGAAAAGGTAGTGTTCGACCGCACCCATGTATCGGGCATTAAATTTTTCTTTTGGGATAGCCAGTTCGGCAGGTTTTTTAACACCGGCCCCATAAAAGGCCACGGCGACCCGTCGTTTTTTGTGCATACTACCATGTGGGCTTTTTTGCCGTGGTCGTTGATATTATTCGCGGCTATATGGCATTTCGTGAAAACCGGAGTACGCGACGTGCAAAAACGCGAGTGGCTTTGCATCAGCGGGGCGTTGCTAACCTTCCTGCTGTTCTCGGCCTCAAAATTTCAATTGCCGCATTATTTAAATATCGTATTCCCGTTCTTCGCTATCATGACCGCGCAATATTTGGCCGCTTTGCAATCGGTAAAAACCATTAAAATAATCAGAGGGGTGCAAATAGGAGTGGTGGTTTTATTATTGCTGATAATTGGCGCGCTGCAGTACTTTTTTAAGCCCGAAGTATTTACCTGGGATACCGCCCTTACATTATTGGTTTGGCTTGGATTATTATTGATGCTGCCCGGCAACTTTGCCAATACGGATTTCAGGCAAACCGCCTTTCGCACGCTTATTGCTGCCTTTATAGTAAATCTTTACCTCAACCTTGCCTTTTATCCCTCATTATTAAAATACCAGGCCGGGAGCGAGGCTGCTGTTTGGATCAACAATAATAACCCGCAAAACCTGCCCGTGGTGCAAAGCTGGGAGGATGCCAATTACCCCATGGAATTTTACCTGAACCAATCCCCGATAATTATTGGCGAAGACGGCAGCGGGAAACTACCCGCGGCGCCTTTTATATTTTATGGCCCTGCCAACGTCGCGGCAACGTTTACGGCAAAGGGTTACCGGGTACAGCATAAGGCAACGTTTCAGCGTTATTGGGTATCACGGCTCAAACCGGCTTTTTTGAATAAGGCTACACGCAATAGCCACGTTACGCA includes:
- a CDS encoding glycosyltransferase family 39 protein codes for the protein MRGTLTVNTSITYSLKHFYSDKQYISASRYLYHRMHHTQTADKTKWLYLFIGLAVLLNFSGLFIPILAPDGTLYAVIAKTMVQRNDYVQLFVHNADWLDKPHFPFWVTALSFKLFGFTTWAYKLPGILFMLMGAAYTYKLAKELYNKQVALWSVLILLTAQHIILSNNDVRAEPYLTGLIIASVYHFYKAYTRNNFWQLVLGAVFAGCAIMTKGMFALVPMGGAIAGHLAITKQWKKLFNLRWLLAAVLILVFILPEIYCLYQQFDAHPEKVVFDRTHVSGIKFFFWDSQFGRFFNTGPIKGHGDPSFFVHTTMWAFLPWSLILFAAIWHFVKTGVRDVQKREWLCISGALLTFLLFSASKFQLPHYLNIVFPFFAIMTAQYLAALQSVKTIKIIRGVQIGVVVLLLLIIGALQYFFKPEVFTWDTALTLLVWLGLLLMLPGNFANTDFRQTAFRTLIAAFIVNLYLNLAFYPSLLKYQAGSEAAVWINNNNPQNLPVVQSWEDANYPMEFYLNQSPIIIGEDGSGKLPAAPFIFYGPANVAATFTAKGYRVQHKATFQRYWVSRLKPAFLNKATRNSHVTQMEVALIQ